A window of the Clupea harengus chromosome 8, Ch_v2.0.2, whole genome shotgun sequence genome harbors these coding sequences:
- the LOC116221460 gene encoding NEDD4-binding protein 2-like 1, with the protein MGRKKYHRKKTLYILRGLPGTKRSRKARNIQDECGGKIISAKDYFRDDDGFIERIDPKQLNDAHIWARGRALQAMDQGVDPIIIDNTNLSLWEMYPYVLMGFHRGYWIEFIAMTRDATLGRLYWNCGRKIPFKKLESMSARYQEASNIFDILNDEYSQEDWENTDEMIDNDW; encoded by the exons CCTTTACATCCTCAGGGGTTTACCTGGCACAAAAAGATCACGCAAAGCAAG AAACATTCAGGATGAGTGTGGAGGAAAAATCATCAGTGCTAAAGATTATTTCCGCGATGATGATGGCTTCATAGAGAGAATTGATCCTAAACAACTTAACGACGCACACATATGGGCACGGGGGAGAG CTCTACAAGCCATGGACCAAGGGGTGGACCCAATCATCATTGACAATACCAACTTGAGTCTCTGGGAGATGTATCCATATGTCCTAATG GGTTTTCACCGTGGCTACTGGATTGAATTCATTGCAATGACCCGTGATGCTACTCTTGGGAGGTTATACTG GAATTGTGGACGTAAAATCCCATTTAAAAAACTGGAAAGCATGAGTGCGCGATACCAGGAAGCAAGTAACATCTTCGACATCCTGAATGACGAGTATTCACAAGAGGACTGGGAGAATACAGATGAAATGATAGACAACGACTGGTGA